A single window of Prochlorococcus marinus XMU1410 DNA harbors:
- a CDS encoding LptF/LptG family permease: protein MFGYIFKNFNSVKRVIPLIDKWLIAQLVPPLIFSISAFTVVSLSVGVMFDLIRKIVEFGLPFGLALKILFLKLPGFLVLSFPMSVLLSTLLTYGKLSSNSELLALRSIGIKTSRFIVPALIVSIFMTGITFFFNNSLVPYSNKLAEISMRDGLGKSTIIESGNDIFFPGYGSLIDPKTNKPSERNTYLTQIFFSRVVENKIMKNVTLLDFSRIGNKQVLSAKSASFDKENLRWIFKNGKIIYFSSDAQTSIVNFDTYFYPLGDGPLKVSEIQKDANDMTVSEAIAAKNIYESAGNIKEARKMKVRIQEKFTLPFACLVFGLIGSSLGSKSNLRSSRSQGFGLSVILILIYYVISFLFSSLGVKGVLSPIIAAWLPVMISLGAGIYLLRKSSSF from the coding sequence ATGTTTGGTTATATTTTTAAAAATTTTAATTCTGTAAAAAGAGTTATTCCTCTTATAGATAAGTGGTTAATAGCTCAATTAGTACCCCCTTTAATCTTCTCTATTTCAGCTTTCACAGTAGTTTCCTTATCTGTTGGAGTCATGTTTGATTTGATAAGAAAAATTGTTGAATTTGGATTGCCATTTGGATTAGCTTTAAAGATTTTATTTTTAAAATTACCAGGATTTTTGGTTCTATCGTTCCCTATGTCAGTTTTGTTATCGACTCTTCTAACTTATGGTAAATTGTCATCCAATTCTGAGCTATTAGCTTTACGGAGTATAGGAATTAAAACATCACGATTTATTGTTCCTGCATTAATTGTTTCAATATTTATGACTGGTATAACTTTCTTTTTTAATAATAGTCTAGTTCCTTATTCCAATAAGCTTGCCGAAATTTCAATGCGAGATGGTTTAGGAAAATCAACAATAATTGAAAGTGGTAATGATATTTTTTTCCCTGGTTATGGCTCACTTATTGATCCTAAAACAAATAAGCCAAGCGAGAGAAATACTTACTTAACACAAATTTTCTTCTCAAGAGTTGTTGAAAATAAAATTATGAAGAATGTAACTTTATTAGATTTTTCCAGAATTGGCAATAAGCAAGTTCTCTCTGCAAAAAGTGCCTCTTTTGATAAAGAAAATTTAAGATGGATTTTTAAAAATGGTAAGATTATCTATTTTTCCTCTGATGCCCAAACAAGTATAGTAAATTTCGATACCTATTTTTATCCATTAGGAGACGGACCTCTTAAGGTTTCAGAAATTCAAAAAGATGCAAATGATATGACTGTTTCAGAGGCAATAGCTGCTAAAAATATATATGAGAGTGCGGGTAATATTAAAGAAGCCAGAAAAATGAAAGTTAGAATCCAAGAAAAATTTACTTTGCCCTTCGCCTGCTTAGTATTTGGATTGATAGGAAGCAGTTTAGGATCCAAATCTAATTTAAGATCTTCGAGAAGCCAAGGATTTGGATTGAGTGTAATTCTTATTTTAATTTATTATGTAATATCGTTTTTATTCAGTTCGCTTGGGGTAAAAGGTGTGTTATCTCCAATTATCGCTGCTTGGCTACCAGTAATGATATCTCTGGGAGCTGGAATTTATTTATTAAGAAAATCAAGCTCTTTTTGA